The DNA region CAACACTCATATGTTTTTTAACGTTATTCGGATCTTTCGTCATGACTTTATCTAATGTTTGGGTATCTTGTTTACCAATAATATCTTTTGCCGTAATAATTCCAAGGACACGATTATTTTTATTTACAACCGGGAAACGCGTATGAGTCGATTCATCTGACAAACGGCGATAGTCCGCAACTGTTTCTGAAGCAAGTAAATAAGTGGTTTTATCAATATCTGTATATATATCACCAACTAAAATAATGTCTTTTTTAATCAACTGATCACTCATCGCACGGTTAATTAAAGTTGCGACCGTAAATGTATCATAAGTTGTACTTAAGATTGGCATTTCCATCTTATCTGCTAGGTTAATAATTTCCGGAGTCGTTTCAAACCCCCCAGTGATTAAGACTGCTGATCCTTTTCTTAAAGCCAACCCTTGCACTTCCTCACGGTTCCCTACAATCATCAAGGAACCTGGTGAAATATAACGTTCCATAGCGCCTTGAGTCATAGCACCAATGACAAATTTTGATAAGGTTTTACTTAACCCTGATTCCCCACCTAACACATTACCTTCAATAATTTTAACGACCTCACCAAAGGTTAGTTTTTCAAAGTTTCCTTTTAATTTCCGTTCAATTCTGATGGTTCCAACGCGTTCGATTGTCGAAACAAGACCGATGTTTTCTGCTTCTTTTATGGCACGATAAGCAGTCCCTTCACTGACATTTAAGTTTTTCGCAATACTACGAACCGAAATCCGTTCACCCACAGGTA from Vagococcus coleopterorum includes:
- a CDS encoding DRTGG domain-containing protein, which translates into the protein MATKHDQILEYIETLPVGERISVRSIAKNLNVSEGTAYRAIKEAENIGLVSTIERVGTIRIERKLKGNFEKLTFGEVVKIIEGNVLGGESGLSKTLSKFVIGAMTQGAMERYISPGSLMIVGNREEVQGLALRKGSAVLITGGFETTPEIINLADKMEMPILSTTYDTFTVATLINRAMSDQLIKKDIILVGDIYTDIDKTTYLLASETVADYRRLSDESTHTRFPVVNKNNRVLGIITAKDIIGKQDTQTLDKVMTKDPNNVKKHMSVASVGHMMIWDGLEMMPVVADDLTLLGIISRQDVMKAMQLAQRQPQVANTIADEITGEIETLGAGIGSEDLHFAFTVTPQMVSTVGTISFGVLSEIISNVSQRTMYINQQQNVVIEQVNLHYFRLIQLESRLDIRPRILEIGRRSAKLDIEVFLENAIVAKAIVVCQLMEKS